A genome region from Leptospira congkakensis includes the following:
- the mreC gene encoding rod shape-determining protein MreC, whose translation MKWNRINQNDELFSLLFVFLFSFTSLIWNGNFMVRGIASFQGVGDFFSGSFDSFGSLIKSSYNKLESFERVREERDSCLNVMEEYRQLSKDVERLKAENAILRQELNFPLHIDYPSVRAEVLSVRLNAIYRTIIINKGSEEGIKPYMPVVARSLDEKGKFTEALVGKIIAVSKGSAVVQPIINSNFSMGVSIPGTNLWASLNGNSGRGTDVLLDYIDAGIVIDPKAIGNFPMGPNPPPTSASTMFTEGFSKIGKAVFSSGGSGVFPSGIPVGTIIEEGPRNGSFKTAILRPFVEFDKLLHVIVLKKQPEKWREEWPAEKTIQIDGPYFGEIDFPKEKDYNKKGKEQEKRQGNFPSTFGTPQYTKPSVNTNVPDSTPTTPSTPSTQEGPKEVAP comes from the coding sequence ATGAAGTGGAATCGCATCAATCAAAATGACGAATTGTTCTCCCTACTCTTCGTATTCCTGTTTTCCTTTACTTCCCTAATTTGGAACGGCAACTTCATGGTAAGAGGGATTGCCAGCTTTCAGGGTGTAGGCGACTTTTTTTCTGGGTCCTTTGATTCTTTTGGATCCCTAATCAAAAGTAGTTATAACAAACTCGAATCCTTCGAGCGGGTAAGAGAAGAGCGCGATTCTTGTTTGAACGTTATGGAAGAATACCGCCAGCTTTCTAAAGATGTGGAAAGGTTGAAGGCGGAAAATGCCATCCTCAGACAAGAGTTAAACTTTCCTTTGCATATCGATTATCCTTCTGTCAGAGCAGAAGTGTTAAGTGTTCGCTTGAATGCTATCTATAGAACCATCATCATCAACAAAGGTTCCGAAGAAGGAATCAAACCTTATATGCCAGTTGTAGCGCGATCTCTGGACGAAAAAGGTAAATTTACAGAAGCACTCGTTGGTAAAATCATCGCCGTTTCCAAAGGATCAGCTGTGGTTCAACCCATCATCAACTCCAACTTCTCAATGGGAGTTTCCATTCCGGGAACAAACCTTTGGGCTTCTCTCAACGGAAACAGTGGTCGCGGAACAGATGTTTTGTTAGATTATATTGATGCAGGGATTGTGATTGATCCGAAAGCCATTGGCAATTTTCCTATGGGCCCAAATCCACCACCAACCTCCGCGAGCACAATGTTTACAGAAGGATTTAGCAAAATCGGGAAGGCTGTATTTAGTTCTGGTGGATCAGGAGTTTTTCCATCGGGAATTCCAGTGGGAACCATCATTGAAGAAGGTCCAAGAAACGGATCTTTTAAAACTGCCATCTTACGTCCGTTTGTTGAGTTTGACAAACTTTTACATGTAATTGTTTTAAAGAAACAACCTGAAAAATGGCGAGAAGAATGGCCTGCCGAAAAAACAATTCAAATTGATGGCCCTTATTTTGGTGAAATTGATTTCCCTAAAGAAAAAGATTATAATAAAAAAGGAAAAGAACAAGAGAAAAGACAAGGTAACTTTCCTTCTACTTTCGGAACTCCTCAATACACAAAACCATCCGTGAACACAAATGTACCTGATTCTACACCGACTACCCCATCCACTCCTTCCACACAAGAAGGGCCTAAGGAGGTGGCACCATGA
- the mreD gene encoding rod shape-determining protein MreD: MILDKLFIIIGLLLSHFLNGSNVFELGNAIRPDFMVIFVVFFALRKGPLYGLWLGFFGGLLTDTALGGEIGGDNIVYYKIGLHSFSYAIIGYIVGKVMRSSYTENYISITIYILGFTLVSRIITYLLFLMFFHSNQSYSFLYVSLYNAFIGPALFFLFSWAFRLDSDEVRQ, translated from the coding sequence ATGATTTTAGATAAACTATTTATCATCATCGGATTATTACTCTCCCATTTTTTGAATGGATCCAATGTATTTGAATTAGGAAATGCAATCCGACCTGACTTTATGGTGATCTTCGTTGTCTTTTTTGCCCTAAGAAAAGGCCCACTTTATGGACTATGGCTTGGATTTTTTGGCGGACTACTCACCGATACTGCGCTAGGTGGTGAAATTGGCGGAGACAATATTGTTTATTATAAAATTGGTCTCCATTCCTTTTCTTATGCCATCATTGGATACATTGTTGGAAAAGTGATGCGAAGTTCTTATACAGAGAATTATATTTCCATCACCATTTATATACTTGGATTCACTCTTGTTTCAAGGATCATCACTTATTTATTATTTTTGATGTTCTTTCATTCCAACCAAAGTTATTCCTTTTTGTATGTGTCTTTGTACAATGCATTCATTGGGCCTGCGTTATTCTTTTTATTCTCTTGGGCATTCCGATTGGATTCAGATGAGGTAAGGCAATGA
- a CDS encoding VOC family protein codes for MLNAKFDHFLLYSSKPEETYQFLKDHLQLTSLTPLTNYGSFQSGMFAFKNGILEILWYEGKTKEERANLPINQFVGFALQSDLDIIKTKDELESLGINTSELLEQKVYNEKNEEVIISEIVMLDHFFDDFQTFFIEYKNNYLRKRFEELSKESEWEIDFLIIEVLNQKEISNHFLRLGFKKENDFAFSDLNNIKIRIQEVTSENSIPSFVVKSKDKKIDIVKVLDSCFA; via the coding sequence ATGTTAAATGCTAAATTCGATCATTTTCTTCTGTATTCTTCAAAACCAGAAGAAACATATCAGTTTCTGAAAGACCACCTACAGTTAACTTCTCTCACACCTCTAACAAACTATGGATCCTTTCAAAGTGGAATGTTTGCTTTCAAAAATGGAATTTTGGAAATTCTTTGGTACGAAGGTAAAACAAAAGAAGAGAGAGCGAATCTTCCGATCAATCAATTTGTTGGTTTTGCTTTACAATCCGATTTAGATATAATTAAAACAAAAGATGAGTTAGAAAGTTTAGGGATTAATACATCTGAACTCTTGGAACAAAAAGTTTATAATGAAAAGAATGAAGAGGTAATAATCTCAGAGATTGTGATGTTGGATCATTTTTTTGATGATTTCCAAACTTTTTTTATCGAATATAAAAATAATTATTTACGAAAGAGATTTGAAGAACTTTCCAAAGAGTCAGAATGGGAAATTGATTTTCTGATTATAGAAGTACTCAATCAAAAAGAAATTTCGAATCATTTTTTGCGTTTAGGTTTTAAGAAGGAAAATGATTTTGCATTTTCAGATTTAAATAATATCAAAATAAGAATTCAGGAAGTCACTTCCGAAAATTCCATTCCATCTTTTGTAGTAAAATCCAAGGATAAGAAAATAGATATTGTGAAGGTATTGGATTCTTGTTTTGCATAA